Sequence from the Candidatus Bathyarchaeota archaeon genome:
AAAAACATCATTCTCCTAGTAGACCATGAATACTCAAGATACTTTGAGGATATAGGCTATCCAACCTTCACCTACAAGATGAGGGGGAACAGGCTGGAGGCCCCCTACGGAAGAATAGTCAAACTGATAACCAGTTGACAGCCAGACCCAGAATCCACGTTAAAGAAACAAATTCGCCTCGTTACATCTCCCTATAGTCTTAAACAGTCTAGGGTTTTATGCATGTTAAGCCTGGCACCGTATCATGTGCTTGGTCGAATGAGATGACCTTTCTATCTGTCATACTCGTTTAAATAACCGAAGATTAGGTCATTTTCTAGAAGAAGCATTATTCGGTCAGCCTCTCTCATCCTCTGTCTCATTTATGGCGGTCAGCTCAGCCCCTTTTTCCGAGTCTACTGAAAGATTTTTTATGTTGAACGCTTCATGAAGAGCTTGAAACAGGTCTGATGGAAGAGGAATTATTTTCAGGTGGTCTCCAGCATTTATGATCAAAGCTTTTCGTCCTATTTCAAGCGACTCTGTTTTGGTATTGTAAGCCTTCCTTTATCATCAAGTTCGAGTATACTCAACTCCCACTTAGATTATAATAAGTTCAAATTGGGATTTAAACATTTTTTAAGAATGAAGTGGGAAAATTATATGTCTTAAGAGACATTCTTGATGTTGCATCTGTGGAAGCACCAACAACGAAAAATGAGAAATTTTGAATATAGTCCCTTGGCCTCATCGTAGTGCGCTATCCATATGCATTTAATATGAGATGAGCCAAAACTAAATACACCTAGTTGATAATAGGCTTGAGGAGATGCCTGAGATCATGGCGCTGACTTCGGATGCCATATTACAGAGGATCTCAGAGAGCATATAAGATATTAGAAGATATGGCGTTAGGAGGATCGGTCTATTTGGCTCGTATGCTTTTCTTTGTGAAGTCAATAACAGGAAGAAGTAGAACCTCCCTTACTGGTTTGGCATATTTTTGAAGACCATAAAGTATTTCATGGAGGCTTATAACTGCTATGCCTATCTCTTCTCCTCTTTCCAGAATTCTTTTTAGGGCTTCATCTCCCTTCTCCGATCTCTTATCAATGATCTCGATCAGGATGTCGGT
This genomic interval carries:
- a CDS encoding PIN domain-containing protein, with the protein product MDTDILIEIIDKRSEKGDEALKRILERGEEIGIAVISLHEILYGLQKYAKPVREVLLLPVIDFTKKSIRAK